ACTTACTTTTAAAAGTGATATATAAAGTGATcactaaaaaaacttaattttttatttgtatgaaaaaaagTGATAGAAAGATAAATAGTGTGGATATAGTGTGTAAAAAATTGTCAAGTGTCAAAATAATACTATCAAAAatcaaggttttttttttctctctttcttttttttccctcCTCCATCGTCAATATTAAATTATAGCATAGTAGAATCCACTCAAAGCCTCacatgtattaaaaaaaatggaaggtatgaattaatgttaaaatattaaaatcccACTTTCCAAGGACGTGTAGAGATCACAGAGAGGgagaaaattttaagaaaggGAAGTATATATAATTCTTCATGAAAATGCATAAATGTTATTAGAAATCAATACCCATATGTTACATAAGCACCCCAATAAACTCATATATTCTTCTACTCATGCACCCCACACCATCGACCATCTtatgaacaaaaagaaaaaaaaaactcaaaaaagaaaaaagaggaaaaacccaaCAAGAGTTCACAAACTCTAGGTAGCTATATATATAAGAACTCATGAAGACGAGGAAGTAGACCAATAGAAAGtgaaattataaacaaaaatagagaagaaaaaaagtgtgCGACGTGAAGAAACAATGAAGACTCACTTATCACGAACATGGAAGACATTGGGGTTCTTGATGACTATATCATACATGTTGATGGAGTTGAACTTGGAGAAGTCTTTTGGGAGGGAAATTAGGTCAATTGAGGAGTGTTTGTGGAATTGGTAGAGGTCAGGATCTCCATCATAGTACCTCTCCCAACCTAATCCAGTTAAAATTTGTTCAAGAAAAGCATAGGAAGAAACCACTTCTCCacttggcaagtgcaccaaaacCTTTCTCTTTGAGCTACTTCCCTTCCCTTGTCTTCCATCTGACCCTTCAGCTTGAGGGTTTTCCACCAACCGATACACACCATTATTCTTGAACATCCACACCCcagacattttttttcttcctaacTTTGCTTTTTCTGGTATGTGAACAAGGGCTGTTCACTTCTGAGCAAAAGGGTatttgagaaagaaagaaaaaagagatttttaGGTTTAGAAGGGATTTTGGGTTTCGGTTGTTgttggtgatgatgatgatgatattgttgttgttgaggaaTGAATGCAAAGGGTGGCAGGGTATATATATGTGTGAAAAGAGGATGAGGCTAAATAAAACAAGAGGAAAATACTCTTGGAAGTGGAAGAGTTAAATGTATGGGCATGTTCAACTTTGGCATATAGAATCTAGATATGTGGGGCCTCAAtgtttcaataataaaatatgattgcATATGGGTGACCCTAGAGCACGAGAACTAGTCGTGGGGTTTTTGGGAGAATCTCTTTGGTATAGTTTGATGCATGGTTTTTGTGTAGCATTTTAAAGTTAACCTTTTTAGTTAGAGTAATTATTATGACATTCCAAGTTATAGTTCTATTTTAGAATGAAGCATTGAGTTGATTTGATTTGGTTCATGTGTGTGTGGAGAAGAAATAGAAAGTGAAGGATAGAAAGAActaattatctttttctttcatttttcatgcTCATTTAAATAATGGAAGAAACTTGTATGAATTGAgaaatttttcacattttttcattgttaaacattttaaaaaataataaaaacaaagtattttctttttgtatataaataaagagaaaggaaacaaataaagaaaaaagaaattaacattattCTCAGttatttgttataaaacaaaaaccatTTCTCTAAAgttaacacaaaaataattttttatctctaatgaagaattttcttttatctatgaAGCAAAGAATCTAGGAGTGACAGCTAATAGTGAGCTATGCCTCTTCTCTTTATTATTCTCTCAAAAGGTTGAGTTTCCTTTCCTAACATTCCCTATCCAGATTCTTCATCCAAACCATTTTTTAACTTTGCAAAATTTTCCACGCATTCTTAATTTTTTCCCTGTTTATCTTTGTAGCACTACAAAAGCCAAAAGCCACTCAtgagtatataataataatgtcaaaaaatagttaatttatttgtttatactCATATTCCCATTTATATATCTTTAAGGGaatatatgtattaaatttggttttggcattgataaaattcattacatcctaaaaaaaaattctaattttgtgaCAGAACAAATTGCctctatttaaatttaaatatcatagaaagattaaactaatttattgatttaaaagtTTAGGTttgtcaaataaaatattactaaaaacaacttttcccttattttaaaattctgaaCACAATATCTCATgtctcactattttctttttataaatattcatatgTGTAGATGGTGAGAAGAAGTGAAAATAGAAGAGTGAAAATCACGTACATTGAAGAGGATAAAGATGATttcttttcaaacttttttcatGCACCTTCAtagattttcttttgttttctttgaaagcTTGATATtacaaaagtatatattttgtcTTGGGGTGGTCCATGATTGGTTTGCAGTTATAATTGATGATTGCATTATCCATTAGGGTTTGTTCTAACCTCATGATAGAAGGTGCATGGCCTCTGATTTTAGGTCACTTCAGAAATGATTGGCCTTTGGAAGGACCACAAGGGTCTCCCACATATCATTATCATTGTCGCATAATTATACCCCTATTATGTTACAAGAGGCAACACAATTCTTCCTTGTTGCTTAAATTTGCTGAGTTGCCCATATGGCATCACATGGCCCCTGTAGGGTTCATGGTCCTCCACAAATCAAAccttcaaaaattcaaaatcttaagCACCCATGTTGTCAAATTGCTGATTAATACACACCACTACCAAAAACATTGCAATAGGGTTTTTTTCATTGCTACAGTAGTGTGAAAAGAAACTGTGTCTGTGCTTTTGCTATTGGTGTGAAAAGGAAAACTATTGGATgggattattattattattatttttttatttttgtatagtgtgaaaagaaaaacagttgcCATGTTGGATGAATATCCGATTTAGTCTTTATTTTCTGAAAGTGctataagatttttaaaaagttattcatAAGGGTAATTCATTGCACATGTAATGAAGAAAAGACAAATCAATATACAATATGAAAcgaacattttattttgtttttcttgcaaCTGTTTAAACGTTTTTAGGATAGCAACCGTTTGAACAAAAGACACAAAATGGAAATGAAAAACCTTTCACTCTCAGCCTCTCTCAATCTATGCTTCCTAATTAAATAACTATaagaaaatcattaattatctACAACAAAAtccatcaataataataaaaatttattactaatgataaaattttgtcaataaaacaTCCATCGATAAATtttactaaacaaaaaaaagttcatCAATACACCTTGGTAATTGACAGCCTAAGTCTTTGTTATAGTTTGATGCATGGTTTTTGtgtagaattttaaaattaatctttttagtTAGTTATTAGAGTAATTATTATGACATTCCAAGTTATAGTTGTGTTTTAGAATGAAGCATTTGGTGAAGTGATTGAGTTGATTTGATTTGGTTCATGTGTGCGTGTGGAAGAATAGAAAGTGAATGATAGAAAGATTTGGGAGGACGAAGATCACGAGAGTCCACGTGAACATGGTGGGGTTGATGTTACATGAAAGTGGCTGTGATGTTGGCTACTCATCATTGGGAATAACTGGACACCCTTAAAAGACATCAGTTTTAACCACCTTTTATGTGTATACTCAAATATGTCGGAGGTTTTTCCTCATTCTCAACACCATAATTATTACCCAAtcataaacaaattaattatttgtaagtTAATTTGAAGACAATatcttaatatgatattataatttttcaaaatccatcttaaatatatgttgtttgttagattttattttgtttgaaagaaAGTATATTGTACTTTCTCTTCATATAAATTTAGTGTAATGcatgaatttataaaaatagtatcatatttatgtttttttatactaatttttgcacaatattaatattttttatcagcaaaatgtttttttaataagatgTTTAATGAGCATTGCAAAAGTATTTACAATTTACTATTGATAAGATTCTGACGTGTACCTTGTATGATATGACTGAATAGATTATGAGGATAAATATGTGTGTTAGGTCACattacatatatacatataccaGAAGTTGCTATATTCTCTGGGtatcaatttgaaaaaaatgaagagagcatggatcttttctttctttttttctttcttatcatAAAGTCTTCACtttgtaaattatataaaaagtagACGTACGGTTGTGAACTGTTGAGTAGAAGCTGTTATCTCCTAAACTTTGTGTAAAGCCGATTTCATatcttaacaatgtatctttttaTATGTACCAATGCGTGTATATATacgtatataaaataataataataataataataataataataataataataataataataataataataataataataataataataataataatagtaatagcAACTTCTTATTAACCCTTCACACACACATAACTAATAATTACAGTGACACTATACACAGAAAGATTAATTAAAGTAGATAGAttctataataattttgtttttaaacatttaaaaatggtcatttttattttatgatttacaCTTAATTTGGTACAGatgaaaaaaatggagaaaaattTTGGTCAATacgaaaatatatttcataaatgaaactaacaaatatatatatatatatatatatatatatatatatatatatatatatatatatatatatataattacttacTAAATTATAGACAccttaataatttaaacaagaACAAAGTAGGTGGTTCCATTTGAACAAAGGAAAAACGTTTCTCTCTTGGCCTCTCTCAATCGATACTTCCTAATTAAATAACGAGGCAtggttaataaaataacaaatataattctCTTTCATTAATGGTTAATTATTTTAGTGAAGTAGTTTTTAGTTGAGtaataggaaaagaaaagtaaaactataagaaaatcattaattatgtattaaaaaaatttgtggaTAATAGCAAAAATTCAGTACTAATTCAAGTTTATCGAAtgataaaaatttgttaataaaacacttatcaataaaatttactaacaactaaaaattcatcaataaacatGTAAATATTTGTTAGTAATATCAACATATTTTGATGTTGATAAAATTCGTTAATAAATATCACAATTAGgtcttatttttcttcatcttttatttttttctttcatcttttattctttttatttttttcttcctcttgtcttcctcctcctcttctccTACTTGTTTTCCTCCTTCCCTTCTCTTACTCGTCCTTCTCCTTCACCGTCGTTGTTGTCGTTGCCACGTCAATCACCtttgactttttcttctctttttccatTTCCTCTTCCAACTCCGACCATCGTTCTTGTGACCACCATTGCTTTATCATTACACCACTGTCACACCTTTGCCACAACCACTAGCATTAGCTTCTCCTACTCcttttcctcttcctcctcctctttttcttcttcttatatcCATCTCaacttaattattaaacaaatttattagacTTGGCAGTAAGTTCGTTGCTCATTTTACTGACGAATTTTAATAGATATTTACcaataaattttacacaaattaatcaaaattcaaagtaaaaGTTTGATGCTATTTTACTGATGGACAAATCTATCGATAAtaagaattataaattattgaaatcattttttgataaaatatctGTCTGTAATACAAATTCTAACTTAATGATAAATGTTTTCGAGAGATTTTATCGACAAATTCATTTTTGATGAATATTTTGACCAGTAATtgaatttcttaattttgtCAATGAAATCTAtggataaatttgattttattgataaatttagttttattgataaaatttcgttTGTAATTACGAAAATTCTTGTAATATATCT
This window of the Vigna angularis cultivar LongXiaoDou No.4 chromosome 7, ASM1680809v1, whole genome shotgun sequence genome carries:
- the LOC108337887 gene encoding flowering-promoting factor 1-like protein 2 gives rise to the protein MSGVWMFKNNGVYRLVENPQAEGSDGRQGKGSSSKRKVLVHLPSGEVVSSYAFLEQILTGLGWERYYDGDPDLYQFHKHSSIDLISLPKDFSKFNSINMYDIVIKNPNVFHVRDKIARVPKMWKGQFNTKVSRFVWLRKTERGPGILISTCCLLVPNFHGSPHLKRLGN